A single window of Leptolyngbya ohadii IS1 DNA harbors:
- a CDS encoding phytanoyl-CoA dioxygenase family protein has product MLSTINSSKTQQRLQYWETGYLTLPNFFSQEEIDRLSAECDRLSTQESLFTQHIPEAATRTNLAGEIVRDRLDPVIHLSDRIRQMVYDTRLLQVLRDLFDDEPILFKDKLILKPPGTKGYDLHQDYAYWEQLGVPADALLSVQVAIDAADADNGAIVLYPGLHQHRLPAPPDHPRDVSPTAVQSTDPVLVSTQPGDLLIFHSLTPHYSAPNRSQAPRRTLYLTYNSQTWGDYYKSYYGDRLKTG; this is encoded by the coding sequence ATGCTATCCACAATAAATTCATCTAAAACCCAGCAAAGGCTGCAATATTGGGAAACTGGGTACCTGACACTCCCCAACTTCTTTTCGCAAGAGGAGATCGATCGGCTTAGCGCAGAGTGCGATCGGCTCAGTACCCAGGAGAGCCTCTTTACGCAACACATCCCCGAAGCCGCAACGCGAACTAACCTGGCGGGCGAAATTGTGCGCGATCGCCTCGACCCTGTGATTCACCTATCGGACAGGATTCGCCAAATGGTGTATGACACCCGCCTGCTCCAGGTCTTGCGCGATTTGTTTGACGACGAGCCGATTTTGTTTAAGGACAAACTGATTCTGAAGCCGCCGGGGACTAAGGGCTATGATTTGCACCAGGATTACGCCTACTGGGAACAGCTCGGTGTTCCTGCCGACGCCCTGCTCTCAGTTCAGGTCGCGATCGATGCTGCCGATGCGGATAATGGAGCAATTGTCCTGTATCCAGGGCTGCATCAGCACCGTTTACCTGCCCCACCCGACCACCCTCGCGACGTTTCACCAACGGCTGTTCAGTCCACCGATCCTGTTTTGGTTAGCACCCAACCCGGCGACCTCCTGATCTTCCATAGCCTGACGCCCCACTACAGCGCCCCCAACCGCTCCCAGGCTCCCCGCCGCACCCTCTACCTCACCTACAACAGCCAGACCTGGGGAGATTATTACAAATCCTATTACGGCGATCGGCTCAAGACCGGCTGA